The region GCCGTCAAAAATTACATAGGCACATTCTTTATTGTTTATAAGCGGGGTTTCAAACGTGCCGTCTTCGCCAACAACCCAAGTACCTTGATTTTCAATAGCATCGATACCTTCGCTACGTAAATAAGGTTTAATTATAGGGTAAATATCTTCTAAAATGGCTGTTTCGTTTTCATCTAAAGGTGCACCGGCATCACCATCAATACAGCATTGTCCTTTACAGGCGGTTAGGTTACAAACAAATTCTTTTTCAAGAACATCGTCTGATACTATTGTTTTTCCAATCTGAAACATAAATCAATTCATTAACAGTTGCAAAGTTACAACTATTTACTTGTTTATATAGGTATGTAAAAACCTAAAAATTATCATTTAAAAAGCAAGTGTATTTTGAGGTAGAATAAATACCTTTGCAAAAAATAAAGCTATGGAAATTAATTTTAAAGAAATTTTTACTGCGGGCATGATTATTTTTGCTGTAATTGATATTTTAGGTTCGATACCTATTATTGTTGATTTACGGTCACGTGTAGGAAAAATACAATCTGAAAAAGCATCTTTAGTAGCTGCTTTAATTATGATTGCTTTTTTGTTTGTTGGCGAAAGTATTTTAACATTAATAGGTATCGATGTGAATTCATTTGCAGTTGCAGGTGCATTTGTATTGTTTTTTTTAGCATTAGAAATGATTTTGGGGATACGTTTGTACCGCGATGAAGAACCTAAAACAGCATCTATTGTTCCTTTAGCCTTTCCATTAATTGCTGGGCCAGGTATTATGACCACTATTTTAGCGTTACGCGCAGAATATCAAACCATAAACATTGTATTAGCTATTGTGTTAAATATTATTGTAGTATATGTGGTTTTAAAACTATCGGGCCAAATAGAACGCTTAATAGGTGCAAACGGTTTAGGTGTAATTAGAAAAGTTTTTGGAGTGGTTTTATTAGCTATTGCTGTTAAATTATTTGCTACTAATGTTAAAGACTTGCTTAACTAATTAATTATTTTGTACTTTCGTTTCCTATTCAACATAATAAATCAATAATGAAATATCTTACATACATAGTTATAGCAATTGCTATTGCTTTGATTGTATTAAACATTACAAAATTAGATTTTAACAACTTATTTCAAGGCGAAAGTGTTGTTGCGTTAATTTGCATTATAGCTGTTTTGTGCGCTGTTATTTTACTGCTTATTTTTAATACATCTAAAGCTATAGACAACAAAAACAAATAAAATGTTTAACTGTTTAATAATTGGCGGTGGCGTTTCGGGGGTTTCGTGTGCCTTAATTTTAGGTTCGGCTCTTAAAAAACCGTTTATGACCAATAAAAAAATAGGAATTATTACCCACCAAAAAGCATCTATGCTACAAGATGCAGTGTTTAACAATGCCTATGGAATTGCACCTAATACTTTAGGGAGTGATTTGTTAAAAAATACAATTGAAGATTTACAGCATCTATATCCTGAAATACAACAAATTGCAAACGAGAAAGTGGTTTCGATAACTACTAACGGAACTTTCTTTTTGGTTACTACTAACGAAAATATTTACGAGGCCGAAACTATAGTTTTAGCAATTAATTCTAGCAATCCGTTTACAATTGATGGTTTTTTACATGATTTTGTAATACCGCATAAAAAATCGTTGCCTCAAAAAAATAGAATTCAGTTAGCAAATAATGATCATTTGGTAACTAGTGGTGTATATGTAGCAGGAACGTTAGCTGGGCATCGCAGTCAGTTAGCAATTGCTGCAGGTAGCGGTGCAGCTGTAGCAACCGATATTTTAACGTTATGGAATAATGGTGTTGAAACCCACGCACATGATAGTATAAGAAAAAAAGAAGCATAAAAAAATCAGGTTTTAAACCTGATTTTTTTATTTTAAGAACGAATGTGCCGTTGTGTCTTGATTGTCTTCGTTATTTGAAGCGAATAAACGTAACTGCTTTAACCAGTACGAGAAAGCCACGCAACAAATAATAATAAAAATCCAGTTAATAATGTTTGCAACCCACCAGTTTGATAATTCTAGTTTAGCAAACCAATCCATTGGTACAAACAATACATCAACGAATAAAAATTCAATACCTTTAAAGAAAGATGTCCACATAATATTGTTATTAATTATTTATGTTTAATTTCAGTTTAATTCTAACTTTGCAACAAAAGTAAAAAAAATTATCAACAACTTATTTACAAAAACTAAATAATATCGTTAATGCTTGCAAATCTTTTTTCAAAAAGTAAACCAATAGGGTATGTAGTAATAGGTTTTATGCTATTGGCCACTTATTTTATACATTTAATTAGCGATTTAAAATGGTTGCAATCGCCAACCGTAATTATAGAAAAAAGTTTTTTGTTTATATTGGTTGTTGTATCGGTTTTGTTGATACAATTTATAACATTAAAAAACTATTTATCTGCAAACAACTTGTATTCGTTGTTTTTATACGCCTGTTTTTTAATTCTTTTTCCTACTTTTTATGACGATGCTAATTTAATAATAGCCAATTTTTTAGTGCTTTTGGCATTGCGCAGAATTATTTCTATGCAAACATTAAATATGCCCAAACTAAAAATTTTTGATGCCAGTTTATGGATTTTTATTGCCACCTTGTTTGAATCGTGGACCATTTTGTACTTTGCAATGATTTATTTAACCATTATTTGGTACGTAGGGCAAGATTATCGCAATTGGATTATCCCATTAATTGCCTTGTTAACCGTTACCATTTTGTTTTATACATACAGTTTGTTTAACGGTATTAATTTGGTTGAATTTTGGACAAACAAGTACGCTATTGGCTTTAATTTTAGTTATTTTGAAAACGGTTATCAAAACATTGCTTTGGCTTTTTTAGCAACTATAGCCGTTTTGTTTACCTTTTATTTATTTACCAACTTAAAAAATATTGCAACAGACCAATTAATATTATACAAAAACATTGTTTTTTGCTTTGTAATAGGGGCAACAGTTTATATAATTTCGCCCGATAAATCAAATGGATTATTGGTTTTTACATTTTTTCCATTATCAATTATAGGAGGAAATTTTTTAGCAACAACTAAAAGTTACTGGATTAAAGAAACTGTTTTAGTTAGTATTTTAGGGGTAAGTTTATTACTGTTTTTTTTAATGAAATTATAGTTTTATACCATAAGCCAAATCTCCTGCATCGCCAATACCGGGTACAATATAATTTTTGTTGTTTAAACCGTTATCTAAACTAGCAACCCACAAATGTATGTTGTTTGGCAAATGTTGTTCTAAATATGCAATGCCTTCTGGTGCTGCAATTACCACGCAAATATGTATTTCTTTAGGTTGTTCATGATTTGTTAATTGCTTATAAACAGCATGTAAAGAATGTCCCGTTGCAAGCATAGGATCTAACAAAAGCAAACTTTTATTTTTAAACGCAGGCATTGCTTGATACTCTACCAAAATATCCGAAGTACCATGCGTACGAGCAGCCGATATAAAAGCATTTTCTGCATCGTCAAAAAAATTCATAAAACCTGTATGCAATGCCAAACCAGCTCTTAGTATAGCGCATAAAACTACTTTATTACTAATTGTCATTGTATTTTTAGTGCCTAGTGGTGTTGGTACTTTTGTTGATTCAAATTCAAGTGTTTTACTAAGTTCATATGCCATAACTTCGCCAATACGTTCCATGTTTTTTCTAAAACGCATGGTATCCTTTTGAATTTCGAAATGACGTATTTGCATTAAAAAATGATTTAAAATGCTTTTTTGGTCTGATAAATAATGAATTTGCATAACTTTAGTGGTGTTTTTTATTGTTGTAAAAGTATTAAAACTATATTTGTAAATAAAAATTATATCAATGTTTGCAGAATTCGCATTTCCTGTTTTTGAAAAAAGTATTGTAGATTATCATAAATACGACGACGTAAATCATCCAATAGAAAATCCTTTTGAAAAAGGAACTATAGAGCATTTGTTGTATGCTAAAAACTGGGTTGATACTGTACAATGGCATTACGAAGATATTATTCGTGATCCACAAATTGATCCTGTTGCAGCTTTGGTTTTAAAACGTAAAATTGATGCATCGAACCAAGTACGAACCGATATGGTTGAGTATATTGACAGCTATTTTTTAGATAAATACAAAAACGTACAAGTTAAACCAAACGCAAAAATTAATACCGAAAGTCCAGCTTGGGCTATTGACCGTTTGTCAATTTTAGCGTTAAAAATTTACCACATGCAAGAAGAGGCTACACGCCCAGATGCATCAACAGAACACCGCGCTAAATGTCAAGAAAAATTAAACGTTTTGTTAGAACAAAAACAAGACATGTTTACATCAATAAGCCAATTAATTGATGATATAGAAAACGGTGAAAAATTCATGAAAGTGTACAAACAAATGAAAATGTACAACGACGAAGAATTAAACCCAGTATTGTATCAAAATAAAAAATAAGTACTTTTGAAAGACTTTCAGCCTATGAAAGTCTTTTTTGCTATGAACAAACTTATAAAAATAACACAAATACTGCTTTTTACTATTTTAATAGTTTTAATAGCAGTTTTAATAGGGCAGTTTTTTAACAGCTATGCCCAACTTTTTTTTGTACCACTTGGCATTTTAAGTGTGTACTATTTACTTATTTACTTTTTTGCCAAATTGCTTGCGCATAGTACATCAAAAATATGGCTTTATGTTGGTTTAGTATTTATAATAATGCCGTTGGTAGCTTTTTGGGTAGCATATAAACCCGTTTTAGATTTATCGTACCAAGTGTTACAAATTTTCGCAAATTAAAATGAAACATATTTTAGTAATACGATTATCGGCGATGGGCGATGTAGCTATGACAGTTCCCGTAATTACAGCATTGGTACAGCAACACAAAAATGTAAAAGTAACGGTGGTTTCGCGCCCTTTTTTTAAGCCTTTTTTTGAAGGTATAGAAAGAGTTGATTTTTTTGGAGTTGATTTAGAAAATCGTCACAAAGGATTTTTTGGAATTTATAGATTGTTTAACGATTTAAAGCCGTTGAAAATTGATTTTGTAGCAGATTTTCACAATGTATTAAGGTCAAAAATTCTGCGAACTTTTTTTAAATTAACTGGCACAAAAGTAGCTTTTACCAATAAAGGTAGAAAAGAAAAAAAAGAACTAACCAAACTGCAAAAAAAAATATTAAAACCAGTAAAACCAATGGTTCAAAGGCATGTTGATACTTTAGAGCTGTTAGGTTTTAAAGTAATTTTATCTAAAATAGTTTTTCCTGAAAAACCTGTTTTAACAGATGAATTTACAACAATTACTGGCGAAAAATTAAGTAATAAATGGATTGGTATTGCACCTTTTGCACAGTACAAAACCAAAGTATATCCTACAGCTTTAATGCAACACGTTATTGCTGAAATAGCTAAAAATAAGTTACACAAAATATTTTTATTTGGCAGTAAAAGTGAATTAGGGCAATTAAAAGAACTGCAACAAAACCTTACAAATGTTATATTGGTACCCAATGTGTTTAATTTTAAACAGGAATTACAACTAATCCCTTATTTAAACGTAATGCTTTCAATGGATTCTGGTAATGCACATATTGCAGCAATGTATGGGGTACAAGTGGTAACTTTATGGGGCAACACGCATCCGTATGCAGGTTTTGTACCTTTTAATCAGCCAATGACTAACAGTTTAATTCCAAATTTAGATACATTTCCGTTTATACCCACATCGGTTTATGGCAATAAAATAGTTCCAGGTTACGAAAATGTAATGGAAAGTATTGCACCTAATGATGTTATTGCAAAATTGAACTCAATTTTAAGCGAATGAAAAATTTAAAAGAAAAAAGCATTGGTTTGTTGATTGATTTAATTAAAACACAATCGTTTAGTAAAGAAGAACAGCAAACAGCAACTATAATTAATACGTACATTCAAAGTTTTGGTGTTAAAACACACCGTGAACTTAACAACGTATGGGCATTTAATAAGTATTACAACCCATTAAAGCCTACCATTTTATTAAACTCGCACCACGACACCGTACGCCCCAATATAGATTACACCCGCGATCCGTTTTTGCCCGAAATAATTGATGGTAAGCTATACGGTTTAGGCAGTAACGATGCCGGCGGTTGTTTAGTAGCCTTAATAGCAACCTTTCTGCATTATTACGATAACCCCAATTTAAAATACAATTTTGTTTTAGCTGCAACAGCCGAAGAAGAAATTTTAGGTTTGAATGGGTTAGAATCGGTAGTACCAAAATTAGGAACATTAGATTTTGCAATTGTTGGCGAACCTACCCAAATGCATTTGGCAGTAGCCGAAAAAGGTTTAATGGTTTTAGAGTGTAAGGCTTTAGGAAAATCGGGGCATGCAGCCCGTAACGAAGGTGAAAACGCCATTTACAATGCCATTGAAGATATTTTGTGGTTTAAAACCTTTGAGTTTCCAAAACAATCGGAAATGTTTGGACCTATAAAAATGTCGGTTACAATGATTAATGCGGGTACACAGCACAATGTGGTACCATCAACCTGCGATTTTGTAGTAGATGTGCGTATAACCGATGCTTACACAAACGAAGAGGTTTTAGAAATAATAAAAGCACATACAAAATGTGAAATTAAACCGCGATCAACCCGTTTACGCCCATCGTTTATAGCGTTAGAACATCCAATTGTAAAAGCCGGTTTGCATTTAGGTAGAACTCCCTACGGTTCACCAACAACCAGTGACCAGGCGGTGTTAAAAATTCCATCGATAAAATTAGGACCAGGAAATTCGGCGCGTTCACACACCGCAGATGAATATGTTTTTGTGCATGAAATTGAAGAAGGAATAGATTTGTATATTGAAATTTTAAATCAGTTGGTACTATAATAATTAATTGAAATTACAGAACTATCTATAATTTAGTTATTTGTAAAAAATGATTAAATTTATAATCAAAAAGAAGCATTTATGAAATTTTTACTTCAACTATTATTATTTTATATTTTATCAATCCAAGTTCAAGCGCAAACTCAACAATTAAATGCACTAGGAACAATTGATCATTATAAAAACACAAGTTCTAATATTTCAGCTTTAAAAAAAGCTATTAAATTATCTAATGGCGATTCTTTTATTATAGGTACAAAAGACGAAACATATACCACATTAGACGTATTTGTTGCTAAATTAAATAGCAATATGGATACGCTTTGGACTTATGTAATTACAACACCCGATCAGAATAGTTTAGATAATTTTAGAAATGCAGAAGTTGATCAGAATGGTAACTTATATGTATATACGGTTAGTTTAATTAACTTTAATTTATATACAACAGATAATAAACATTATGTTACAAAGCTAAGTAGTACGGGTAGTTTAATTTTTCAAAAAAGCTTAGAAGATGTTGCTTTACAACTAAATGAACCTGCAAATTATACAACTACAAATTATAGATTTATTTTTACACACTTAGATGATAATAATAATTTTGTATTAGTTTATACTGCACATTCACCAAATAACAAAGTTACTTTTTTTAAATTTTCGCCAAATAATACAGAAAGTATTGAACACAGAACCGATATTTTACCTTATGACCCACAAGTAGATTTGTACGGATATACTTTGTCTTTCTATTACGAAAAAGGAAATTATTACTATTTAACAGGTGTTAAAAAAGGTACCTCATCATCCACATACGAATATCGAATTAATAAATTATTAACGCAAGGTTACGCATCTTTAAATGTAAGTTCTTACACAGGATCAGGGCAATATTTAATTGTTTTAAAAAATAGAGAATTAAAATCTAATTTATTGGGTAATGTTTTGTATTTTACTTTTGAAAGTTTTGTAAGTTCACAATCGTACATTACTTTAGCAATTTCAGATCAGTTAACTTATTTAGGACATTATCAAGATAATGTTCGTATGAATAGTTTTCACAATTCGCAAATTCTTCCTAACGGAAGTATTCGATTGTTTGGAATGAGTAAACTTAACAGTTTTGCAACAACAGCCGAATTATCCGAAGTTATAATCTCACCTACTGGTACCATAACAAAAGATGTTTTAGATTATAATTTTACAGGAAACGAAATTATTGCTATAGACGAGAGCAATATTGGAGTAATTTATGACGATCATATTGATGTTGTTGATAATCAATGGCAAACTGTTGAGCCATATTCTAATATATCGGTAAACAATGTAAAGTTGTTTGTGAAAGATGGTACCTCTTTCAATGTTTTTGCGCAACAATCTAACCAAATAGTACCTAATTCAAGTGATTTTTACGATAATGTAGCTTCAGTTGCATATAAATTACCAAACCGTTCAAACATTTATCCTCATTATATTTATCAAGGTAAAGGAAGTGCGAGTACTTTTTACAGAGGTGTACATAAAATACTTTCAGATAATTCATCGATAATATTTTATAGTTATAGTATTGGTATGTCAACAGGTGCTACTGGTGTAAGTAGTAAAGATTACATAAAAAAATTAGATAAAAATTATAATGTTGTTTTTGAGAATAGTGTAAATAACAGTTTATTCAGTAATGCAGAGATAGATAATTTAGATAATATATATTTTGGTACCACCAGTTTAGATCAACAACAAAATTATGTGTATTATTTACAAAAAATGCAAAGCAATGGTACAGTTGTATTTAATACCTTAGTTGATACTTTTGATAAAGTACTTGTTCATAACAATAAACTATATACTATTGATTATACTTTAACAGATAATGTTATAAAGGAGTACGATATGGTTACGGGTAGTTACAAACAAACTATTTTATTACCAGAATCATCGAGGCCTGTAAATCAATTTATTGATGCTAATAATGATTTGTATTATTATTTTGCACAACATGAACATATTCCAAATACATATAATTCAAAATCTAAACTTATTATTTATAAAAATTTTCAAAAAATACAAGAAATAGTATATGGAATTGATTATGAAGTTTATTTTCAGTCAGTTATAGATCCTGTAACAAAAAGTATTTATTTTGCAGCTGTTCAAAATGGCACCAGTGTGTATAAAATATTTAAAGTAAATTTAAACGGAACTTACGCACAAAAAAACATCACAAAACCTTACGATGCAGTAGTTTTTGAAAACAATTCGGTTTATTTTCAAGACAACGATAAACTATATCAAATTGATAAAAACACTTTAAATATTAAAAAGGATATCAATAGAAAATTTACTTCAAGATTTTATAAGTATAAAAATTACATTTTACACACCGATTTTCTTAGTTCTGAAATTGAAATGTTAAACGAAGATCTTAATAATGTAGCAACATTTAATTTAGAAAGTAATTTTGAATTTTTATATTTTGATAACGATGATAG is a window of Myroides sp. JBRI-B21084 DNA encoding:
- a CDS encoding DUF3109 family protein yields the protein MFQIGKTIVSDDVLEKEFVCNLTACKGQCCIDGDAGAPLDENETAILEDIYPIIKPYLRSEGIDAIENQGTWVVGEDGTFETPLINNKECAYVIFDGPTALCGIEQAYNEGLIKWKKPVSCHLYPIRIKEFSQFSAVNYNRWHICDDACTLGKELEVPVYKFLKEPLIRKFGESWYNELETVATEWQKQSFNKK
- a CDS encoding MarC family protein, with the translated sequence MEINFKEIFTAGMIIFAVIDILGSIPIIVDLRSRVGKIQSEKASLVAALIMIAFLFVGESILTLIGIDVNSFAVAGAFVLFFLALEMILGIRLYRDEEPKTASIVPLAFPLIAGPGIMTTILALRAEYQTINIVLAIVLNIIVVYVVLKLSGQIERLIGANGLGVIRKVFGVVLLAIAVKLFATNVKDLLN
- a CDS encoding FAD-dependent oxidoreductase, producing the protein MFNCLIIGGGVSGVSCALILGSALKKPFMTNKKIGIITHQKASMLQDAVFNNAYGIAPNTLGSDLLKNTIEDLQHLYPEIQQIANEKVVSITTNGTFFLVTTNENIYEAETIVLAINSSNPFTIDGFLHDFVIPHKKSLPQKNRIQLANNDHLVTSGVYVAGTLAGHRSQLAIAAGSGAAVATDILTLWNNGVETHAHDSIRKKEA
- a CDS encoding DUF6341 family protein, which codes for MWTSFFKGIEFLFVDVLFVPMDWFAKLELSNWWVANIINWIFIIICCVAFSYWLKQLRLFASNNEDNQDTTAHSFLK
- a CDS encoding DUF6427 family protein; translation: MLANLFSKSKPIGYVVIGFMLLATYFIHLISDLKWLQSPTVIIEKSFLFILVVVSVLLIQFITLKNYLSANNLYSLFLYACFLILFPTFYDDANLIIANFLVLLALRRIISMQTLNMPKLKIFDASLWIFIATLFESWTILYFAMIYLTIIWYVGQDYRNWIIPLIALLTVTILFYTYSLFNGINLVEFWTNKYAIGFNFSYFENGYQNIALAFLATIAVLFTFYLFTNLKNIATDQLILYKNIVFCFVIGATVYIISPDKSNGLLVFTFFPLSIIGGNFLATTKSYWIKETVLVSILGVSLLLFFLMKL
- the upp gene encoding uracil phosphoribosyltransferase; the protein is MQIHYLSDQKSILNHFLMQIRHFEIQKDTMRFRKNMERIGEVMAYELSKTLEFESTKVPTPLGTKNTMTISNKVVLCAILRAGLALHTGFMNFFDDAENAFISAARTHGTSDILVEYQAMPAFKNKSLLLLDPMLATGHSLHAVYKQLTNHEQPKEIHICVVIAAPEGIAYLEQHLPNNIHLWVASLDNGLNNKNYIVPGIGDAGDLAYGIKL
- a CDS encoding DUF4254 domain-containing protein, producing MFAEFAFPVFEKSIVDYHKYDDVNHPIENPFEKGTIEHLLYAKNWVDTVQWHYEDIIRDPQIDPVAALVLKRKIDASNQVRTDMVEYIDSYFLDKYKNVQVKPNAKINTESPAWAIDRLSILALKIYHMQEEATRPDASTEHRAKCQEKLNVLLEQKQDMFTSISQLIDDIENGEKFMKVYKQMKMYNDEELNPVLYQNKK
- a CDS encoding glycosyltransferase family 9 protein, translated to MKHILVIRLSAMGDVAMTVPVITALVQQHKNVKVTVVSRPFFKPFFEGIERVDFFGVDLENRHKGFFGIYRLFNDLKPLKIDFVADFHNVLRSKILRTFFKLTGTKVAFTNKGRKEKKELTKLQKKILKPVKPMVQRHVDTLELLGFKVILSKIVFPEKPVLTDEFTTITGEKLSNKWIGIAPFAQYKTKVYPTALMQHVIAEIAKNKLHKIFLFGSKSELGQLKELQQNLTNVILVPNVFNFKQELQLIPYLNVMLSMDSGNAHIAAMYGVQVVTLWGNTHPYAGFVPFNQPMTNSLIPNLDTFPFIPTSVYGNKIVPGYENVMESIAPNDVIAKLNSILSE
- a CDS encoding M20 family metallo-hydrolase, which codes for MKNLKEKSIGLLIDLIKTQSFSKEEQQTATIINTYIQSFGVKTHRELNNVWAFNKYYNPLKPTILLNSHHDTVRPNIDYTRDPFLPEIIDGKLYGLGSNDAGGCLVALIATFLHYYDNPNLKYNFVLAATAEEEILGLNGLESVVPKLGTLDFAIVGEPTQMHLAVAEKGLMVLECKALGKSGHAARNEGENAIYNAIEDILWFKTFEFPKQSEMFGPIKMSVTMINAGTQHNVVPSTCDFVVDVRITDAYTNEEVLEIIKAHTKCEIKPRSTRLRPSFIALEHPIVKAGLHLGRTPYGSPTTSDQAVLKIPSIKLGPGNSARSHTADEYVFVHEIEEGIDLYIEILNQLVL
- a CDS encoding T9SS type A sorting domain-containing protein; the encoded protein is MKFLLQLLLFYILSIQVQAQTQQLNALGTIDHYKNTSSNISALKKAIKLSNGDSFIIGTKDETYTTLDVFVAKLNSNMDTLWTYVITTPDQNSLDNFRNAEVDQNGNLYVYTVSLINFNLYTTDNKHYVTKLSSTGSLIFQKSLEDVALQLNEPANYTTTNYRFIFTHLDDNNNFVLVYTAHSPNNKVTFFKFSPNNTESIEHRTDILPYDPQVDLYGYTLSFYYEKGNYYYLTGVKKGTSSSTYEYRINKLLTQGYASLNVSSYTGSGQYLIVLKNRELKSNLLGNVLYFTFESFVSSQSYITLAISDQLTYLGHYQDNVRMNSFHNSQILPNGSIRLFGMSKLNSFATTAELSEVIISPTGTITKDVLDYNFTGNEIIAIDESNIGVIYDDHIDVVDNQWQTVEPYSNISVNNVKLFVKDGTSFNVFAQQSNQIVPNSSDFYDNVASVAYKLPNRSNIYPHYIYQGKGSASTFYRGVHKILSDNSSIIFYSYSIGMSTGATGVSSKDYIKKLDKNYNVVFENSVNNSLFSNAEIDNLDNIYFGTTSLDQQQNYVYYLQKMQSNGTVVFNTLVDTFDKVLVHNNKLYTIDYTLTDNVIKEYDMVTGSYKQTILLPESSRPVNQFIDANNDLYYYFAQHEHIPNTYNSKSKLIIYKNFQKIQEIVYGIDYEVYFQSVIDPVTKSIYFAAVQNGTSVYKIFKVNLNGTYAQKNITKPYDAVVFENNSVYFQDNDKLYQIDKNTLNIKKDINRKFTSRFYKYKNYILHTDFLSSEIEMLNEDLNNVATFNLESNFEFLYFDNDDRLHIHNSITKGYLLNSYPRWIIDRTQLYDLNQLALSVNDLENALISKISVFPNPTTGVLNVELNDEIKKIDVYDVSGKKVLMTQKNQFNLESLSNGIYLLKIYTKTNKTLFHKVIKK